A section of the Oncorhynchus nerka isolate Pitt River linkage group LG3, Oner_Uvic_2.0, whole genome shotgun sequence genome encodes:
- the LOC115102442 gene encoding nucleotide-binding oligomerization domain-containing protein 1-like, translating to MHIMGSSAEEARAGLTGHVSTVQMLTLHRELLVSQVKSTQCILDNLLQSGFLCIEDTEIIQRSATKTDQVRKILELVQSKGEQACEYFLYILYKVYDAYIDLQPWLKEINYQPPDFIRDIPVKNTDPISRYCEKLRHELGRDTRFIASYTKREETQLEELYTDTLMELLNDRNESLGHLEGLEQLLGEQGVFNPQAETVLITGDAGVGKSILLQKLQRLWSNRELEQTDAMFFFKFRCRMFSTFKETDEISLRDLLFKYNCYPDQDADNEVFSYILRFPEKVLFTFDGYDEIQADLDLENMPEVVSPEERTHPLLVLINLLCGKLLNGSRKVLTARTGTEVQSRVIRKRVALRGFSPAHLQTYTNLHFKEQEHRDLVSVQLDASPHLCGLCSIPLFCWIVFKSFKHLSSVYDDFELPEACVTLTNIFLLLSEVFFSRGAAPPPGLLTRNTRCPADTFRAGLRPLTAFSKLALLGMERGGFVFDQEEVTSCGLTEDDLQVGFLRPVSRYDACGNPSTFEFFHLTLQSFLAAFSLVLDEQASDGNILKFFTECSRRDNTSCLSCVFPCIGGSSKPRGKDPFKTNEHLQYANLFLCGLLSKANAGLLEHMVPPALLKRKRAVLKSYLSTSVRSHLRGLPLHSTEQEGSKVHVLPNFLWMLRCIFETGSKEVAQLTAKGITADYIKLGYCNVSSGDCSALNFVLQHRRKRLGVDMDNNNISDYGVKQLRPSFSKMTVVRLCVNQISDSSIEVLAEELIKHRVVEVLGLYNNLITDIGAKLIAHIIEECPKLRVVKVGSNKFTSVGGRYLASAIQKSTSIFEVGMWGNSIGDEGARAFAEALRNHPSLTNLSLSANGITSEGGRHLAKALKCNTMLRIFWLVQNELSDDVAPDMAELIRSNTGLSHLWLINNQLTVDGIRKLSEALSHNTSLKEICLKGNCLSEEEEKLFEAEGRLRFH from the exons ATGCATATTATGGGCTCCAGTGCCGAAGAAGCCCGTGCTGGACTAACGGGCCATGTGTCCACTGTCCAAATGCTCACCTTGCACCGTGAGCTACTAGTTTCCCAGGTGAAGAGCACGCAGTGCATTCTGGATAACCTCCTACAAAGTGGCTTTCTGTGTATTGAGGATACAGAAATCATCCAGCGCTCAGCCACCAAGACAGACCAG GTGCGTAAAATCCTGGAATTGGTCCAAAGCAAAGGGGAGCAGGCATGTGAATACTTCCTATATATTCTCTACAAAGTTTATGATGCATACATAGACCTCCAACCATGGCTTAAAGAGATCAACTACCAGCCACCAGACTTCATACGGGACATACCAGTGAAGAACACGGACCCTA TTAGTAGGTACTGTGAGAAGCTGAGGCACGAGCTGGGCCGAGACACACGCTTCATTGCATCCTACACCAAGCGAGAGGAAACCCAGCTGGAggagctctatacagacaccctGATGGAGCTCCTGAATGACCGCAATGAGAGCCTGGGCCACCTGGAGGGTCTGGAGCAGCTCCTGGGAGAACAGGGTGTCTTTAACCCACAGGCAGAGACAGTGCTCATCACGGGGGACGCTGGGGTGGGCAAGTCCATCCTCCTCCAGAAGCTCCAGAGGCTGTGGTCCAATAGGGAGCTGGAACAGACAGACGCCATGTTCTTCTTCAAGTTCCGCTGTAGGATGTTCAGCACATTCAAGGAGACAGACGAGATCTCACTCAGGGACCTGCTTTTCAAATACAACTGCTACCCCGACCAAGATGCAGACAATGAGGTGTTTAGCTACATCCTCCGCTTCCCCGAAAAGGTTCTCTTTACGTTTGACGGCTATGATGAGATCCAGGCTGATCTGGACCTGGAGAACATGCCTGAGGTGGTTTCTCCAGAGGAGAGGACTCATCCCCTTCTGGTGCTCATTAACCTGCTCTGTGGGAAGCTGCTCAATGGTTCCCGGAAAGTCCTTACTGCTCGGACAGGCACCGAGGTCCAGAGCAGGGTGATCCGGAAGAGGGTGGCACTGCGTGGGTTCTCTCCGGCCCACCTTCAAACCTACACAAACCTACACTTCAAAGAGCAGGAGCACAGGGACCTGGTCTCAGTCCAGCTGGATGCCAGCCCCCACCTCTGTGGCCTCTGCTCCATCCCCCTCTTCTGCTGGATCGTCTTCAAGAGCTTTAAACACCTGAGCTCAGTCTACGACGACTTTGAGTTGCCAGAGGCTTGCGTGACCCTCACTAACATATTCCTTCTGCTTTCTGAAGTCTTCTTCAGCCGGGGTGCCGCTCCCCCACCGGGCCTCCTGACGAGAAACACCAGGTGCCCCGCTGATACCTTCAGGGCAGGGTTGAGGCCACTGACAGCCTTCTCCAAGCTGGCTCTGCTGggcatggagagaggaggatttGTGTTCGACCAGGAGGAGGTGACCTCCTGTGGCCTGACTGAGGACGACCTTCAGGTGGGTTTCCTCCGACCGGTCAGCCGCTACGATGCCTGTGGAAACCCTTCCACCTTTGAGTTCTTTCATCTCACCCTACAGTCCTTCTTGGCTGCATTCTCCCTGGTTCTGGACGAACAGGCCAGCGACGGGAACATCCTCAAGTTCTTCACCGAGTGCAGCAGGAGGGACAACACATCTTGTTTATCGTGTGTCTTCCCCTGCATCGGTGGCTCCTCCAAACCCAGGGGAAAGGACCCGTTCAAGACCAACGAGCATCTCCAGTACGCCAACCTCTTCCTGTGTGGACTGCTGTCTAAGGCCAATGCCGGCCTGCTGGAGCACATGGTTCCTCCAGCACTACTGAAGAGGAAGCGGGCGGTCCTCAAGTCCTACCTGTCCACCAGCGTGAGATCCCACCTCCGCGGCTTGCCACTCCACAGCACAGAGCAGGAGGGCAGCAAGGTGCATGTCCTGCCCAACTTCCTGTGGATGCTGCGCTGCATCTTCGAGACAGGAAGTAAAGAGGTGGCCCAGCTGACTGCGAAGGGAATCACAGCTGACTACATCAAGCTGGGCTACTGTAATGTGTCCTCTGGCGACTGCAGTGCCCTCAACTTTGTGCTGCAGCACCGGCGGAAGAGGCTAGGGGTGGacatggacaacaacaacatcagtgACTATGGGGTCAAGCAGCTCAGGCCTTCATTCAGTAAGATGACCGTGGTGAG GTTATGTGTCAATCAGATCTCAGACAGCAGCATTGAAGTACTGGCTGAGGAGCTTATCAAACACAGAGTGGTGGAGGTTTTGGG ACTTTACAATAATCTCATTACGGACATCGGAGCCAAACTAATTGCTCATATCATTGAGGAATGTCCTAAGTTAAGAGTCGTCAA GGTTGGCAGCAACAAGTTCACCAGTGTGGGTGGCAGGTATCTGGCCAGTGCCATTCAGAAGAGCACATCTATCTTTGAAGTGGG AATGTGGGGGAACAGTATTGGTGATGAAGGAGCAAGAGCATTCGCAGAGGCCCTGAGGAATCACCCAAGTCTTACCAACCTCAG CCTCTCAGCCAATGGCATCACTTCAGAAGGTGGGAGGCACTTGGCCAAAGCACTAAAATGCAACACTATGCTCAGAATCTTCTG GTTGGTGCAAAACGAGTTGTCAGATGATGTAGCACCAGACATGGCAGAGCTGATCAGATCCAACACGGGTCTATCTCACCTCTG GTTAATCAATAATCAGCTGACAGTGGATGGAATCAGAAAGCTGTCAGAGGCTCTCTCCCACAACACATCACTCAAAGAGATCTG TTTGAAAGGAAACTGTCTTTCTGAAGAGGAAGAGAAGCTGTTTGAGGCTGAGGGAAGGCTACGCTTCCACTGA